In one Neobacillus sp. WH10 genomic region, the following are encoded:
- a CDS encoding DUF3955 domain-containing protein — protein MKKKYLLASTPIFLGVVCLIIYSMIGSKVAPDGTLEEPFFLIPLSYLFVFVGIISVLFVATISMFKKVKHN, from the coding sequence ATGAAGAAAAAATACCTATTAGCTTCTACACCAATATTTTTAGGAGTTGTTTGTCTAATTATCTATAGCATGATCGGTTCAAAAGTGGCTCCAGACGGTACTTTAGAAGAACCTTTCTTCTTAATTCCATTAAGTTATCTATTTGTTTTTGTTGGTATTATTTCAGTATTGTTTGTGGCTACCATTTCGATGTTTAAAAAAGTCAAACATAATTGA
- a CDS encoding helix-turn-helix transcriptional regulator has product MTIIVNLDVMLAKRKMSVTELSENLGITMANVSILKNGKAKAIKFPTLEKICEVLDCQPGDILEYKKN; this is encoded by the coding sequence ATGACTATCATAGTAAACCTCGATGTAATGCTGGCTAAAAGAAAAATGAGCGTTACAGAATTATCCGAAAACCTAGGAATTACAATGGCAAACGTATCAATATTAAAAAATGGAAAAGCAAAAGCGATTAAATTTCCAACTTTAGAAAAGATCTGTGAAGTTCTAGATTGTCAACCAGGTGACATTCTGGAGTATAAAAAAAACTAA
- a CDS encoding DUF2975 domain-containing protein yields MRQKELSIWLKLIIVICGLFGLLFCIYFGPETGRNILLNSKNLKTLYNPFITFIWITGIPFFIALVLGWQICSDISFDQSFTVKNADRLKIVSVLSMIEGVLYVGALIYLFVVGRYHTNVLIVLLLILFFSVVISVFTFMLSYLVRKASEIKQDNDLTI; encoded by the coding sequence ATGAGACAGAAAGAATTATCAATATGGTTGAAATTGATAATTGTTATTTGTGGATTATTTGGTCTGTTGTTCTGTATTTATTTTGGCCCTGAAACTGGACGGAACATTCTACTGAACTCAAAAAATTTGAAGACACTTTATAATCCCTTTATTACATTCATTTGGATTACAGGGATCCCATTTTTTATTGCTTTAGTTTTAGGGTGGCAGATTTGTTCGGATATTAGCTTTGACCAATCTTTTACAGTTAAAAACGCGGATAGATTGAAAATAGTAAGTGTATTATCAATGATTGAAGGTGTTTTATACGTTGGCGCATTAATTTATCTTTTCGTAGTCGGAAGGTATCATACAAACGTTTTAATTGTTCTTTTATTGATTCTATTTTTCTCAGTCGTTATTTCCGTATTTACATTTATGCTTTCTTATTTAGTTAGGAAAGCTAGTGAAATAAAGCAAGATAACGATCTAACAATTTGA